One Thermomicrobiales bacterium genomic region harbors:
- a CDS encoding DUF58 domain-containing protein, producing the protein MIPWPTQFNRLRSPFHAEEGDRSLYFGRFWVYGALLLLLIGIGLDRYSVTLVGLFVLCTAAGASLWNRYALDDVQFETSLSAQRAFPGDRVMLTVTLSNEKPLPLPEITVDLTLSEALLPVDRESTVEGSSVNRSLDLRASLRPFERRTWTIPLDCTRRGPWSVGPATLRSSDPFGFFSSRRVAGGKRELVVYPASFPIHEPPARNERLLGPLTARRRLVTDPMRRAGVRDYLPDDPFRIINWKATARTSALKVNVNDPVISTVMMVVLNLDTFTHYWEGLAIEQSERAIEIAASIARWGIEQQISVGVSTNGLIAGFDTPLRIPPGRGAQQQAHIMNGLARLWAFSTVPVANVLRQERVRCSRETTFVLVSPMTSPAIANELRLYTLAGIDPLFVPVGEAVSDPLPGVQRWEIDPPLTREAA; encoded by the coding sequence ATGATTCCCTGGCCAACCCAATTCAACCGGCTGCGTTCCCCGTTTCACGCGGAAGAGGGCGACCGGAGTCTCTACTTTGGCCGCTTCTGGGTGTATGGCGCGCTGCTCCTGCTGCTGATCGGCATCGGTCTCGACCGCTACTCGGTGACGTTGGTGGGGCTCTTCGTGCTGTGCACCGCAGCGGGAGCAAGTCTCTGGAACCGGTACGCGCTCGACGATGTCCAGTTCGAGACCAGCCTCTCCGCCCAGCGCGCGTTTCCGGGCGATCGTGTGATGCTGACGGTCACACTCTCCAACGAAAAACCGTTGCCGCTGCCAGAGATCACCGTCGATCTGACATTGTCAGAAGCACTGTTGCCAGTCGATCGCGAGAGCACGGTGGAGGGTTCGTCCGTCAACCGATCACTCGATCTACGCGCCAGTTTGCGGCCATTCGAACGACGCACCTGGACCATTCCGCTCGATTGCACCCGTCGCGGACCGTGGAGCGTCGGTCCGGCTACGCTTCGCTCGAGCGACCCGTTCGGGTTTTTCTCCAGCCGGCGCGTCGCTGGCGGCAAGCGGGAGCTGGTCGTCTATCCGGCCTCGTTCCCGATACATGAACCACCCGCTCGCAACGAACGGCTGCTCGGTCCGCTCACCGCCCGAAGGCGTCTGGTGACGGACCCGATGCGCCGAGCAGGAGTGCGTGACTATCTCCCGGACGATCCGTTTCGCATCATCAACTGGAAAGCCACCGCCCGCACCAGCGCCCTGAAAGTGAATGTCAACGACCCGGTGATCTCGACCGTCATGATGGTCGTGCTCAACCTCGACACCTTTACTCACTACTGGGAAGGGTTGGCGATCGAGCAGAGCGAGCGGGCGATCGAGATTGCCGCATCGATTGCCCGTTGGGGCATCGAGCAGCAAATCAGCGTCGGGGTCTCCACCAACGGGTTGATCGCCGGGTTCGATACCCCGCTGCGCATCCCGCCCGGGCGCGGCGCGCAACAGCAAGCGCACATCATGAACGGGTTGGCTCGTCTCTGGGCGTTTTCGACCGTGCCAGTGGCGAACGTGCTCCGGCAAGAGCGGGTACGATGCAGCCGCGAGACAACCTTCGTGCTCGTCTCACCCATGACCTCTCCGGCCATCGCCAACGAACTGCGGCTCTACACCCTGGCCGGAATCGACCCGCTCTTCGTGCCAGTCGGCGAGGCGGTGAGCGACCCGCTTCCCGGGGTGCAACGCTGGGAGATCGACCCGCCACTCACCAGGGAGGCGGCATGA
- a CDS encoding alanine racemase — MLTTLVGLPIEQLDTPALLVDLDALERNITAMATDIKSRGSEWRPHSKANKSPAIAHLELGAGAIGIACAKLGEAEVMAASGIGNIMVPNQVVGPIKARRAAALAAQTRLILAVDSEIQARQLDDAAAALGTHPEAVIELDTGMNRGGQLPGDQVLRLAELIANMDGLKLAGLMTWEGHCMKITDPAARDAAIRESVGKLVDMAEQVRARGIPVEIVSAGGTGTYLTTASIEGVTEVQAGGGIWGDQMYLDLGANVEPALSIMAQVVSRPQPDRILTDAGRKTVDPSNLAPIPQNVPAYVEQAFSAEHGKIILAEPSDTPGVGDRIFYRVGYSDQCNHLHENFYGVRNGIIEAIWPVLARGRIQ; from the coding sequence ATGCTCACCACGCTCGTCGGTCTCCCAATCGAGCAGCTCGACACACCCGCGCTGCTGGTCGACCTCGATGCGCTCGAACGCAATATCACGGCCATGGCGACCGACATCAAGTCACGCGGTTCGGAATGGCGTCCGCATAGCAAGGCAAACAAGTCCCCCGCGATCGCGCATCTGGAGCTGGGCGCGGGAGCGATCGGTATCGCCTGCGCGAAACTGGGCGAAGCCGAGGTCATGGCAGCCAGCGGAATCGGCAACATCATGGTGCCGAACCAGGTCGTCGGTCCGATCAAGGCGCGCCGCGCGGCCGCCCTCGCCGCCCAGACCCGCCTGATTCTGGCGGTCGATAGCGAGATCCAGGCGCGGCAACTCGACGACGCCGCGGCCGCCCTCGGCACGCATCCGGAAGCGGTCATCGAGCTCGATACCGGTATGAACCGCGGCGGTCAGTTGCCCGGCGATCAGGTGTTGCGCCTCGCCGAGCTCATCGCCAACATGGACGGCCTGAAGCTCGCAGGGTTGATGACCTGGGAAGGGCATTGCATGAAGATTACCGACCCGGCCGCGCGCGACGCCGCCATCCGGGAGTCGGTCGGTAAGTTGGTCGATATGGCCGAGCAGGTGCGCGCTCGCGGCATTCCCGTCGAAATCGTCTCTGCCGGTGGCACCGGCACCTATCTGACGACCGCCAGCATCGAAGGTGTCACCGAAGTGCAAGCGGGCGGCGGCATCTGGGGCGACCAGATGTATCTCGATCTCGGCGCGAACGTGGAACCGGCGCTGTCGATCATGGCGCAAGTGGTCAGCCGCCCCCAGCCGGACCGCATCCTCACCGACGCCGGCCGCAAGACCGTCGATCCCTCGAACCTCGCCCCGATTCCGCAGAATGTCCCCGCGTATGTGGAACAGGCATTCTCTGCCGAGCACGGCAAGATCATCCTCGCCGAACCGTCCGATACCCCCGGCGTCGGTGATCGCATCTTCTACCGCGTCGGCTACTCGGACCAGTGCAACCACCTGCACGAGAACTTCTACGGCGTCCGCAACGGAATCATCGAAGCCATCTGGCCGGTCCTGGCGAGGGGTCGAATTCAGTAG
- a CDS encoding FAD-dependent oxidoreductase produces the protein MSFDASGIDPAELDPVLSPDQIDVLRRFGETRSTVAAEVLWSAGAQRPALIVVLSGRVCAIDRSDGYDRNILIAEPGQFIGELSLLTGQTAWATCEVKDAGEVLIVPPDRLRTVIATVPALGDLLVSTLSLRRKALIYLADNTLTLIGPPTSQSLLRVAEFVDRNQIPFRWLSPDDPVALDLLERTGVAASGRVWAIVRNQTALADPSPWRVARALGLDLAIDQTAPADLLVVGAGPAGLSAAVYAASEGLNTIVADSIAIGGQTGASSRIENYLGFPTGISGTDLAFLAEVQALKFGARVTVPNNAIALRRADDLFEIEMEYGQSLRGRSVVIATGARYRTLGLPGEGSLSGVFYAATELEARFCSDEPVVVVGGGNSAGQAAMFLAERCATVHLVHRGDDLESSMSQYLISRLRKAMNVEILLGSEVTALHGEQRIAEVVVQESAGSERVLSASALFVMIGADPCSEWLRGAIALDEAGFVLTGPDLPIADPAKPRSAFETSMPGVFAVGDVRSGSIKRVASAVGEGSVVISAVHRYLETTPVTQ, from the coding sequence ATGTCGTTCGACGCATCAGGAATCGATCCGGCCGAACTGGATCCGGTCTTGTCACCGGATCAGATCGACGTGCTGCGCCGCTTTGGCGAGACCAGGTCGACCGTGGCTGCAGAAGTGCTCTGGTCCGCGGGCGCGCAACGCCCGGCGCTGATCGTCGTTCTCTCCGGACGCGTATGCGCGATCGACCGCTCCGATGGGTACGACCGCAACATCCTGATCGCCGAACCGGGGCAGTTCATCGGCGAGTTGAGCCTGCTCACCGGGCAAACCGCCTGGGCCACCTGTGAGGTCAAAGATGCCGGCGAGGTGCTGATCGTGCCACCCGACCGGCTCCGGACGGTGATCGCGACGGTGCCCGCGCTCGGGGACTTGCTCGTTTCCACCCTCTCCTTGCGCCGCAAGGCATTGATCTATCTGGCCGATAACACCCTGACCCTCATCGGTCCGCCGACTTCGCAATCCCTGTTGCGCGTCGCGGAATTCGTGGATCGCAACCAGATTCCCTTTCGCTGGCTCTCCCCGGACGATCCGGTCGCGCTCGACCTGCTCGAGCGGACTGGGGTAGCCGCAAGCGGGCGTGTCTGGGCCATCGTCCGCAACCAAACCGCGCTGGCCGACCCGAGTCCGTGGCGAGTCGCCAGGGCACTGGGGCTCGATCTGGCCATCGACCAGACAGCACCGGCCGATCTGCTGGTGGTCGGCGCTGGCCCCGCGGGGCTCTCCGCGGCGGTGTACGCGGCGTCGGAAGGCCTGAACACGATCGTGGCCGACAGCATCGCCATCGGAGGGCAAACGGGCGCCTCCTCCCGGATCGAGAACTATCTTGGCTTCCCGACCGGGATTTCTGGCACCGATCTCGCGTTTCTCGCCGAAGTGCAGGCGCTCAAGTTCGGCGCGCGTGTGACCGTGCCGAACAACGCGATAGCGCTTCGCCGCGCGGACGATCTCTTCGAAATCGAAATGGAATACGGCCAGTCGCTCCGTGGGCGAAGCGTGGTCATCGCCACCGGCGCTCGCTACCGCACGCTTGGGCTCCCGGGAGAAGGGTCGCTTTCGGGCGTCTTCTACGCCGCCACCGAATTGGAAGCGCGCTTCTGCAGCGACGAACCGGTTGTCGTCGTCGGGGGAGGCAACTCTGCCGGACAGGCTGCGATGTTTCTCGCGGAGCGGTGCGCGACGGTCCACCTGGTCCATCGGGGAGACGACCTGGAATCGAGCATGTCGCAATACCTGATCTCTCGCCTGCGCAAAGCCATGAATGTCGAGATCCTCCTGGGGAGCGAGGTAACTGCCTTGCACGGCGAGCAACGGATCGCCGAGGTCGTGGTGCAAGAGAGCGCGGGCTCAGAACGCGTCTTGTCCGCGAGCGCGTTGTTCGTCATGATCGGCGCGGACCCATGTTCGGAATGGCTGCGGGGAGCGATAGCGCTCGACGAGGCCGGGTTCGTTTTGACTGGTCCCGATCTGCCGATTGCCGATCCCGCCAAGCCGCGCAGCGCGTTCGAAACGAGCATGCCAGGGGTGTTCGCGGTGGGCGATGTCCGCTCCGGTTCGATCAAACGGGTCGCCAGCGCGGTCGGCGAGGGATCGGTGGTCATATCCGCCGTCCATCGCTATCTGGAGACCACGCCAGTCACCCAATAG
- a CDS encoding DUF4129 domain-containing protein, whose translation MSQATLTYGRREWVVELLLLLAQGVLIWMVADLFFAPFSSQHDPLPVWLPVALVMLAGGLPRLLHDHGIWHAGFGFAMALAIALSTLATIKIVSFPGYPWLDSDWIEQAGRSLVFEQSTADIAVWAPIGLSAAVWWLARFNSAPGLERCRSMLMAATLVTALVSIGSAGVTTGPTDRTIAVGAVVVFAATLIALAIARQGHEATHSRRRLLTTVLLPTLAIVAIAVALAGLLTFDAFRSSSATLSFLDTVLEPFFQLLVLLLTLLVMIISLPIVWFLSLGNYQGLPRFDRFPANAQNDPARSMLDWQPPDPVRYLLAFLVLLAIFYGLTRFGLALTRRDFDPLETGEREYGRGRGFGAWLDRFRGRFGRPIVRDPLVALRGDPAWAHTVAIRETYADWLRYAEARKLGRSAEETADELDRRAGPNLLSPLATTALDDLTAIYDDVRYASVPATAEQAARAQHAWNRLKSAETASLQPQ comes from the coding sequence ATGAGCCAGGCCACGCTCACCTACGGTCGCCGCGAATGGGTCGTCGAGCTCCTTCTGCTCCTGGCGCAAGGGGTGTTGATCTGGATGGTGGCCGACCTGTTCTTCGCCCCATTCTCCAGCCAGCACGATCCGCTTCCGGTCTGGCTACCCGTCGCATTGGTCATGCTGGCAGGCGGTCTGCCGCGGCTGCTGCACGATCACGGCATTTGGCATGCCGGGTTTGGGTTCGCCATGGCCCTGGCGATCGCGCTCTCGACACTGGCCACGATCAAGATCGTCTCGTTTCCAGGGTATCCCTGGCTCGATTCGGACTGGATCGAACAGGCCGGGCGCTCGCTCGTCTTCGAGCAATCGACCGCCGACATCGCCGTGTGGGCGCCAATCGGCCTGAGCGCGGCGGTCTGGTGGCTGGCGCGTTTCAACAGCGCGCCGGGGCTGGAACGATGCCGTTCGATGCTCATGGCAGCTACGCTGGTGACCGCGCTGGTCTCGATCGGTTCTGCAGGAGTCACGACCGGGCCGACCGACCGGACGATCGCGGTTGGAGCAGTCGTTGTCTTTGCTGCCACGCTCATCGCGCTCGCCATCGCGCGGCAAGGACACGAGGCCACGCACTCCCGTCGCCGCCTCTTGACGACAGTTCTGCTGCCCACGCTGGCAATCGTGGCCATTGCGGTCGCGCTGGCCGGACTGCTCACCTTTGATGCGTTTCGCAGCTCATCGGCCACGCTGTCGTTCCTCGACACGGTGCTAGAGCCATTTTTCCAGTTGCTGGTCCTGCTGCTGACGCTGCTGGTCATGATCATTTCGCTGCCAATCGTCTGGTTCCTCTCCTTGGGGAACTATCAGGGGTTGCCGCGTTTCGACAGATTCCCTGCCAATGCGCAGAACGATCCGGCACGTTCGATGCTCGACTGGCAACCCCCCGACCCAGTGCGCTACCTGTTGGCGTTCCTGGTCTTGCTGGCGATCTTTTATGGCTTGACCCGCTTTGGGCTCGCGCTCACCCGGCGGGATTTCGATCCCCTGGAAACCGGCGAACGCGAATACGGCCGGGGCAGAGGCTTTGGCGCTTGGCTCGACCGGTTTCGCGGTCGTTTTGGCCGACCCATCGTCCGCGATCCGCTGGTCGCGCTCCGCGGCGATCCGGCATGGGCGCACACCGTGGCGATCCGGGAGACATATGCCGATTGGCTCCGCTACGCCGAAGCGCGCAAACTCGGTCGCTCCGCAGAAGAAACCGCCGACGAACTCGACCGCCGCGCTGGCCCGAACCTGCTTTCGCCCCTTGCCACGACGGCGCTCGATGATCTCACTGCGATCTATGACGACGTACGCTATGCATCGGTTCCCGCAACGGCCGAGCAAGCCGCCCGTGCCCAACACGCCTGGAATCGACTGAAATCCGCCGAAACCGCTTCGCTCCAACCCCAATGA
- a CDS encoding DUF1778 domain-containing protein, translating to MARTTVETNKRLQIRVSPDHKARISRAAAIQGMDLTQFVTQSALREANAVIEKEERITVSERDFALIMELLENPPEPNEKLKAAFAALPDSL from the coding sequence ATGGCAAGAACCACCGTCGAGACAAACAAGCGATTGCAGATCCGCGTTTCTCCGGACCACAAGGCACGGATATCTCGAGCCGCAGCGATTCAGGGAATGGACCTGACACAGTTCGTCACACAATCTGCGCTGCGAGAAGCAAACGCGGTCATCGAGAAGGAAGAAAGAATCACCGTCTCGGAGCGTGATTTTGCACTCATCATGGAACTTCTGGAGAATCCTCCAGAGCCAAATGAAAAGCTCAAAGCCGCATTTGCTGCATTGCCAGATAGTCTGTGA
- a CDS encoding ABC transporter ATP-binding protein: MAEVRIERIVKEFGAVRAVNDVSLTIRDREFLVLLGPSGCGKTTLLRMIAGLEEPTAGEIFIDDTLVNFTAPKDRDIAMVFQNYALYPHMDVTSNIALGLKLHNTPKQIITARLNEAADWLQLTPLLKRYPRQLSGGQQQRVALGRSVVREPKVFLMDEPLSNLDARLRVNMRTELIKMHRQLGATIVYVTHDQSEAMTMATRVAIMRNGVIQQLAPPLEVYRHPANKYVATFMGNPEMNFIEVTAEQHGNHWRLVGNSVELPVSAEHGALLAAHPGNHFWLGLRPEALSIAAPSAHGHGIAGMVDVVSPMGPNTLVYVLVDGSSIVADVSSDIEPAEGESVKLTFEEARTHVFDFDTEAALW, from the coding sequence ATGGCTGAAGTTCGCATCGAACGCATCGTCAAGGAGTTCGGCGCGGTCCGGGCGGTGAATGATGTCTCGTTGACAATTCGCGACCGGGAATTTCTGGTGCTGCTGGGCCCATCCGGCTGTGGCAAGACCACTCTGCTGCGCATGATCGCGGGGTTGGAGGAACCGACCGCGGGCGAGATCTTCATCGACGATACATTGGTGAATTTCACGGCGCCCAAGGACCGCGATATCGCAATGGTTTTCCAGAACTATGCGCTCTATCCGCACATGGATGTGACCAGCAATATTGCGCTCGGACTGAAACTGCACAACACGCCGAAGCAGATCATCACCGCCCGGCTGAACGAGGCGGCCGATTGGCTCCAGCTCACGCCTTTGCTCAAGCGATACCCGCGGCAGCTTTCCGGTGGGCAGCAGCAACGGGTGGCGCTGGGACGCTCGGTGGTCCGTGAACCGAAGGTCTTCCTGATGGACGAGCCGCTTTCGAATCTCGATGCTCGATTGCGTGTGAACATGCGCACCGAGCTGATCAAGATGCATCGCCAGCTGGGAGCGACCATTGTCTACGTCACACACGATCAAAGCGAAGCGATGACGATGGCGACCCGCGTTGCGATCATGCGCAACGGCGTGATCCAGCAACTTGCGCCACCGCTGGAGGTCTACCGGCACCCGGCGAACAAGTACGTCGCCACCTTCATGGGCAACCCGGAAATGAACTTCATCGAAGTTACTGCCGAGCAACATGGCAATCACTGGAGGCTGGTTGGAAACTCTGTTGAGTTGCCGGTCTCCGCAGAGCATGGCGCGCTTCTGGCCGCGCATCCCGGGAATCACTTCTGGCTCGGTCTCCGGCCGGAGGCGCTGTCGATCGCAGCCCCGTCCGCGCACGGGCATGGGATTGCGGGCATGGTCGACGTCGTCTCGCCGATGGGGCCGAACACGCTGGTCTATGTGTTGGTGGACGGGTCGAGCATCGTGGCCGATGTCTCGTCAGACATCGAACCGGCTGAGGGTGAGAGCGTCAAGCTGACGTTCGAAGAAGCCCGGACGCATGTGTTCGATTTCGACACCGAAGCCGCGCTCTGGTAG
- a CDS encoding carbohydrate ABC transporter permease, whose protein sequence is MSAVTAPTTPPKVIARDPKVVRNERLKDAATYLLLIIACTLTTGPIIFLVATSLKETYTKTVDLSVFLNPTFVNYSKIWNEHPFKDWMRNSLLVATAVTIGILILDSLAGYAFARKKFRGKDTIFFLILATLMVPLPVTLLPIFLLANDLGWIDTYRALIFPALAYPVGVFMMRQFIETIPGELEDAARIDGMSDLGIYLRVILPLCIPGLAVLGLYTFTTSWGAFLWPLIVATSDATRTIPPGLATIPGQYNTDWGLATAATVASMIPMLFIFLIFQRYLRQGFSGGRSTKG, encoded by the coding sequence ATGAGCGCGGTCACTGCCCCCACGACTCCGCCAAAGGTCATCGCGCGCGATCCCAAGGTCGTGCGCAACGAGCGGCTGAAAGATGCTGCCACGTACCTGCTGCTCATCATCGCCTGCACACTCACCACCGGGCCGATCATCTTCCTGGTGGCTACTTCCCTGAAAGAGACCTACACCAAGACGGTCGATCTTTCGGTCTTTCTGAATCCCACCTTCGTGAACTACTCGAAGATCTGGAACGAACACCCCTTCAAGGACTGGATGCGCAATAGCCTGCTGGTGGCGACCGCGGTCACCATCGGCATTCTGATTCTCGATTCGTTGGCCGGCTATGCTTTCGCACGCAAGAAGTTCCGCGGAAAAGATACGATCTTCTTCCTGATCCTGGCGACGCTCATGGTGCCGCTGCCGGTGACGTTGTTGCCGATCTTCTTGTTGGCGAACGACCTCGGCTGGATCGACACCTATCGCGCGCTCATTTTCCCTGCGCTCGCCTATCCGGTCGGGGTCTTCATGATGCGCCAGTTCATCGAGACGATTCCCGGAGAGTTGGAGGATGCCGCTCGCATCGATGGTATGAGCGATCTCGGTATTTATCTGCGGGTGATCCTGCCGCTCTGCATTCCGGGATTGGCTGTGCTCGGCCTCTACACCTTCACCACGAGCTGGGGCGCGTTTCTCTGGCCGCTGATCGTTGCCACCAGCGACGCAACCCGCACGATCCCACCTGGTTTGGCAACGATTCCCGGCCAGTACAACACCGATTGGGGTCTGGCGACGGCGGCTACCGTCGCGAGCATGATTCCCATGCTCTTCATCTTCCTCATCTTCCAGCGCTATCTGCGGCAGGGCTTCAGCGGCGGCCGCTCGACCAAGGGGTAA
- the hemW gene encoding radical SAM family heme chaperone HemW — protein MTAPLPTDAPVGIYIHVPFCRHICPYCDFNTYRGLDSLIPRYVDALVQDIARHPRMPAQTVYLGGGTPSLLDPTQIERIVDACRNAFDLDPAAEITLEANPNGLDDVWFERVRLCGVNRLSIGAQTFDRKGLRVLGRQHEASDVFAAVDAARRAGFDNLSLDLIFGWPGQTIDQWRNDLETIASLPIEHCSLYSLIVEPGTPMADAVTRGVLTVLDDDTTADLYEISMDALGGDGWAHYEIANWARRPEFASRHNLVYWRNGAYAAFGAGAHGRIGSERFMNHLKPLTYIEAIETGESPHSNIEDLSPDLQMGETMMLGLRLLLEGVSASAFEARHGVTLLDHFGAQIDELAHLGMVEWAGGNLRLTARGTLLANDVCARFL, from the coding sequence TTGACCGCGCCTCTCCCCACCGACGCCCCGGTCGGCATCTACATCCACGTTCCGTTCTGCCGCCACATCTGCCCGTATTGCGATTTCAACACCTATCGCGGTCTCGACTCGCTGATTCCCAGGTATGTCGATGCGCTGGTGCAGGACATCGCACGGCATCCGCGCATGCCGGCGCAAACGGTCTATCTCGGTGGAGGAACCCCCTCGCTGCTCGACCCGACCCAGATCGAGCGCATCGTGGATGCATGCCGCAACGCATTCGATCTCGATCCCGCAGCCGAGATCACTCTGGAGGCCAATCCGAACGGTCTCGATGACGTTTGGTTCGAACGGGTTCGCCTGTGCGGTGTGAACCGTCTGAGCATCGGCGCGCAAACCTTCGACCGCAAAGGACTGCGCGTGCTGGGCCGGCAACACGAGGCCAGCGACGTATTTGCCGCCGTCGACGCCGCCCGTCGTGCCGGATTCGACAATCTCTCACTCGATCTCATCTTCGGCTGGCCGGGACAGACGATCGATCAGTGGCGCAACGATCTGGAGACGATAGCGTCACTTCCGATCGAGCATTGCTCGCTCTATTCGCTAATCGTCGAACCGGGCACGCCGATGGCCGATGCCGTCACACGCGGTGTGCTGACCGTGCTGGACGACGACACGACCGCGGACCTTTACGAAATCTCCATGGACGCCCTCGGTGGAGACGGATGGGCTCACTATGAAATCGCGAACTGGGCGCGACGTCCGGAGTTCGCCTCACGCCACAACCTCGTCTATTGGCGCAACGGCGCCTATGCCGCGTTCGGTGCCGGAGCGCATGGCCGGATTGGCTCCGAACGGTTCATGAACCACCTCAAACCATTGACCTACATCGAGGCAATCGAAACCGGCGAGTCTCCCCACTCGAACATCGAGGATCTCTCGCCCGATCTCCAAATGGGCGAGACCATGATGCTCGGGTTGCGCCTCTTGCTCGAAGGTGTCTCGGCGTCGGCGTTCGAGGCACGCCATGGTGTGACATTGCTCGACCATTTCGGCGCGCAGATCGACGAGCTCGCGCATCTCGGCATGGTGGAATGGGCAGGAGGCAACCTGCGCCTCACCGCCCGAGGCACGCTCCTGGCGAACGACGTCTGCGCCCGCTTCTTGTAG
- a CDS encoding amidase → MSNEIVNSTAIELSERLHKKELSAREVMEAHLAQIERVNPQVNAIVNMLDPQQAIALAVEKDREFAAGATPGPLFGLPHGVKDLCDAAGFPTTNGSPLFADHMAERDALIVERIRGAGAIVIGKTNVPEFGLGSHTYNRVFGPCHNPYNLGMSAGGSSGGAAAALASRMLPIADGSDTGGSLRNPGNFNNVVGFRVSPGLVPTWPNSKPWLGLGVKGPMARTVEDCAFLLSVMAGPDPRDQLAYPVDPGIFRQPLERDFTGVKVAWCPDLGGLPLDPRVRATLDAQRATFEALGCIVEDAVPDLSGAEECFQILRAANMAEDERNLLGQPAGMVKPEAIWNIEYGKRLSAADFDRGMSMQQQIFERLRVFMQEYEFVLCAVNQVPPFPIEWDWPHEVDGVTMETYISWMQTAYFITITRSPAISVPAGFTDDGLPVGIQIVGRFRDDLGVLQLSRAFETATEFWKVRPAIAG, encoded by the coding sequence ATGTCCAACGAAATTGTGAATTCGACCGCCATCGAGCTGAGCGAGCGGTTGCACAAGAAGGAACTCTCCGCGCGCGAGGTGATGGAGGCTCACTTGGCGCAGATCGAACGGGTGAATCCTCAGGTCAATGCCATCGTCAACATGCTCGACCCCCAGCAGGCCATCGCGCTCGCGGTCGAGAAGGACCGCGAATTCGCCGCTGGCGCCACACCCGGACCGCTGTTTGGGCTGCCACATGGGGTGAAAGACCTCTGCGACGCGGCCGGATTTCCCACCACCAACGGCTCACCCCTCTTCGCAGACCACATGGCGGAACGCGATGCCCTCATCGTGGAACGCATTCGCGGAGCGGGCGCGATCGTCATCGGGAAAACGAATGTGCCGGAATTCGGGCTCGGCTCGCACACCTACAACCGGGTCTTCGGACCCTGCCACAATCCGTACAACCTGGGGATGAGCGCTGGTGGCAGCAGCGGCGGCGCGGCCGCCGCGCTTGCGAGCCGCATGCTCCCCATCGCCGATGGCAGCGACACCGGCGGTTCGCTGCGCAATCCCGGCAACTTCAACAATGTGGTCGGTTTCCGCGTCAGTCCGGGATTGGTGCCCACCTGGCCGAATTCCAAACCGTGGCTCGGCCTGGGCGTGAAGGGCCCGATGGCGCGAACGGTTGAAGACTGCGCCTTTCTCCTCTCGGTCATGGCCGGTCCCGACCCGCGTGACCAGCTTGCCTATCCGGTCGATCCGGGCATCTTTCGCCAGCCGCTGGAACGGGACTTCACGGGCGTCAAGGTCGCCTGGTGTCCCGATCTCGGCGGCTTGCCGCTCGATCCCCGGGTGCGCGCCACGCTCGACGCGCAACGCGCCACCTTCGAAGCGCTCGGTTGCATCGTCGAGGATGCCGTGCCCGATCTCTCGGGCGCGGAAGAGTGTTTCCAGATTCTGCGCGCGGCGAACATGGCCGAGGACGAGCGCAATCTGCTCGGTCAGCCAGCGGGCATGGTGAAACCGGAAGCGATCTGGAACATCGAATACGGCAAGCGCCTCTCCGCCGCCGATTTCGACCGCGGCATGTCGATGCAGCAACAGATCTTCGAACGGTTGCGAGTCTTCATGCAGGAGTACGAGTTCGTCCTCTGCGCCGTCAACCAGGTGCCCCCCTTCCCAATCGAATGGGACTGGCCACATGAGGTCGACGGGGTGACGATGGAGACCTATATCTCCTGGATGCAGACTGCCTACTTCATCACCATCACCCGCTCGCCGGCGATCTCGGTTCCAGCCGGATTCACCGACGACGGGTTGCCGGTCGGCATCCAGATCGTCGGACGGTTCCGCGACGATCTCGGCGTCCTGCAGCTCTCCAGGGCCTTCGAAACGGCAACCGAGTTCTGGAAAGTCCGTCCCGCGATCGCAGGGTAG